TTGATGACACGGGCATGAATTTTATTCGTAGGCCGGAATGGAAAATAATCCTGAAGCATTGGACGCAACTTGCAATCAATAACCCATCTAGCGCTGAATTTATAGCTTATGTAAGTCGGTGGGTGATAGCAACGCTAGAGCATGTGGATGAAATTGCGATTGAAGGGAATTTGTAATTTACCGATCCCGTGTATGAAATTTATAAGGAGGAAAGAGAATTGAATCTGAAGAGAATATTGCTTACAAAACCGAGCAAGACTTATAAAAATTATATCCATTTAATGATCACGGAGACTTCGTCAATTCAAGATATTTTAAATATCGTGAAAGTGACGGACTTCGATATGCCGTAACGTATTTTCATAACCCCTTTTTAGTTACATCATTAGAAACGCTATTAAAAAACACTTTTATTAAATACATTATACTCAAAGTTTCCATTTAAAAACGACTTGATGCCAGGGAGCAGGTGCAAAACAATGATAAATTTGGATAAATTAGCAGAGATATTTGCTAGTGGTACCTATGAAATAGAAGATGTCTACCGTTTAGTCATCCAGCCGAAAAGTATATTACGTGAATTTACGACCGTAAAGCATGGATTTCTTTTTATAATTCGTGGAGGAGCTAGAATATGTGTGAATGGAACGGTCTACGAGTTACATCCAGGATCAGTATTTCATGCGGCTCCAGGCATGCAACTGGACTCGCAAGTTATAGGACAATCAGAGTTCGAGTATTATTCACTTTTTTATAGATTGGATAAGTTAGGCGATGTAAATTGTACTCATGAATGCGACTCTCATTTTAAGCTGGAACCGGGAGCAAATCCGAGAGTGATAGAATTACTGATCATGCTCCATCAGAATGCCCATACATCTGGAGGAATTGGAAAGCTTCGTATCAAGGAATTATTCTTAAGCATCATGCATCAAGTTCTGATTGGTTGCAGGTATCGAGAGAGTGGCAGTTCTCCAAGTAAAAGGGTGATAGAGGAAGCCATTGCATACATTAACGGGCATTATATGAATCCGATCACACTCGACGAGTTAGCTGAACTGCATGCAATGAGTACCAAACGCTTCTCATACTTCTTTCACAAATATACGGGGTTCCGTCCAATCGACTATGTTGTTAATTATCGTATGGAAAGAGCCAGTGATTTACTCAAAGCAGGCAATTTCCCCATCCGCGATATTGCTGTCAGTGTCGGTTATGCCAATCCGCTATATTTCAGCAGATTATTTAAAAAGAAATTCGGTGTGTCCCCCTCCGCATACACACATAAATTAGATAATCATATATATTGAGTTTCTGATTTATGAATTACGCCTGCAACTGCTGGTGATGAACCTGAAGTGCAGTCTTCTTGCCTTTTGTCCAACTTTTTCCTTCCTGTTCCCGTCGCAGATCTGTCCTCCACATCAGCTAAATCATCAAGCCTGGATTAGATAATTATGCATATAGGATTTGTGATTTGTGTATTTGCATTTGATTGAGTCCTTGCTAAACTATATTTTGATAATGAGAATCATTATTATTTCATAGCCTACTAGAGCCTACGTTTGATCGGAGTGTTTTCTAGGAGTAAATCTATTTATATAAGAAAGGTTGGTAGAATTGACTGCAAATAGACAATTATGTATTGGCTTGTCCTTAAATGCAACTTGGATGAAAGGAGACGGCTGGCGGCGCCCAGATAGCGGAGTAGAAAAAATGGGTTCAATTGACTATTACATTGATGTGGCAAAGATGGCGGAGAAGTCAAAGCTCGATTTTCTTTTCAGGGCGGATTATCTTTATGTTAGCCCGCAGATGCTGGGCGATTCCTCTAATTTAGGCAGCCCTGACCCTACTATGATGTTTGCTGCAATTGCCCGTGAAACCGAGCGTATCGGGCTGGTTACGACAATTTCTACGACTTTTAATCCGCCGTATGTTGTTGCAAGGCAGCTTCAGTCTTTGCATTGGCTGAGCAATGGACGCGCAGGCTGGAATATTGTCACTTCTATTGAAGGCGCTGAAAATTTTGGCGATTCTCCGATGCCTTCACCGCAAGAAAGATATGCGAAGGCAATGGAATTTACTGATGTTGTACGCAAGCTATGGGAAAGTTTTCCGAAAGAAGCCATTGTTACTGATCGCGAGTCAGGCATATTTTCTGATAAGGATAAAGTGACTGCTATTAATCATTCCGGTGAATTTTTCAGTGTAAAGGGGCCGCTTTCTTTACCTTCTCATAAATCGGGAACCATTCCTTTGTTTCAAGCCGGCGCTTCGGATATTGGACGAAATTTTGCCTCTTCAGTAGCGGATGCTATTTTTGCTGCAATGCCGGATATTGAATCGGGAGTGGAATTGCGAAATGATCTGAGAAGAAGAGCCACAGAACATGGGCGTGATCCGAACACCATCAGAGTTTTGCCGGGTTTATATTTTTTCCTGGCCGATACGCGCGAAGAAGCGCGTGAATTGCATAAGGCTGCGCATGCACATTTAAGTATTGAGCGCAGACATGCCTCTCTCAAATCGGTGCTGGGTCTTGATTTAAGTGGTTTTCCTTCGGATCAACGCGTAACTGCCGATATGCTTCCCGATCCTAATCAGCCCGTCCGCAGCCGGACACATGCCGAGCTGTTGCACCGGTATATTACAAAGTATCAGCCTACAGTGGAAGAGGTGCTGGCGAGGCCGGAGGTTGTCGGATCTGCCCATTGGGTATCTGTTGGAACGGTCGAGGACGTGCTGAACGATATTATTGAGCGGTTTGAGGCCGGAGCTATTGATGGATTTATAGCCCTTCCAGGTGGTTCAGAAAAATCTATGGAAATATTTTTTGAAAAGCTGATGCCGGAGTTGGTTGAAAGAGGCTTGTTCAGAAGCGAATATATGGGGGGCACTTTGCGTGAACATTTAGGGATTACGTAAGCTATTACTGATCATTATTATAGGGATACCATTTTTGGAAGGGGTTCAGGAGAAAAATGCATAAAAAGTTTATGTTAGTTGGTTTGGTAGCATTATTGCTGCTTGTTTTGACTGCATGTGGAGGAGATAAAAAGAGTGAACAGGAATCACTTCCTCCTTCCAATAACGAAGAAACCGCACAGCCCAATGAGGAAAATAAGGT
The nucleotide sequence above comes from Paenibacillus sp. IHBB 10380. Encoded proteins:
- a CDS encoding AraC family transcriptional regulator; translated protein: MINLDKLAEIFASGTYEIEDVYRLVIQPKSILREFTTVKHGFLFIIRGGARICVNGTVYELHPGSVFHAAPGMQLDSQVIGQSEFEYYSLFYRLDKLGDVNCTHECDSHFKLEPGANPRVIELLIMLHQNAHTSGGIGKLRIKELFLSIMHQVLIGCRYRESGSSPSKRVIEEAIAYINGHYMNPITLDELAELHAMSTKRFSYFFHKYTGFRPIDYVVNYRMERASDLLKAGNFPIRDIAVSVGYANPLYFSRLFKKKFGVSPSAYTHKLDNHIY
- a CDS encoding NtaA/DmoA family FMN-dependent monooxygenase (This protein belongs to a clade of FMN-dependent monooxygenases, within a broader family of flavin-dependent oxidoreductases, the luciferase-like monooxygenase (LMM) family, some of whose members use coenzyme F420 rather than FMN.) yields the protein MTANRQLCIGLSLNATWMKGDGWRRPDSGVEKMGSIDYYIDVAKMAEKSKLDFLFRADYLYVSPQMLGDSSNLGSPDPTMMFAAIARETERIGLVTTISTTFNPPYVVARQLQSLHWLSNGRAGWNIVTSIEGAENFGDSPMPSPQERYAKAMEFTDVVRKLWESFPKEAIVTDRESGIFSDKDKVTAINHSGEFFSVKGPLSLPSHKSGTIPLFQAGASDIGRNFASSVADAIFAAMPDIESGVELRNDLRRRATEHGRDPNTIRVLPGLYFFLADTREEARELHKAAHAHLSIERRHASLKSVLGLDLSGFPSDQRVTADMLPDPNQPVRSRTHAELLHRYITKYQPTVEEVLARPEVVGSAHWVSVGTVEDVLNDIIERFEAGAIDGFIALPGGSEKSMEIFFEKLMPELVERGLFRSEYMGGTLREHLGIT